The Roseovarius indicus genome has a segment encoding these proteins:
- a CDS encoding phage terminase small subunit P27 family — MRGTKPHLRVEREPLRDRPPPDYLSEDAKAEWGRIVPLLAERKILTEADVGMIETYCMSIGTVRDMDREIQRTGAVQKVYKVDKDGNSFLVSVRKNPAVSIRNEAMTQARLVASELGATPVSRSRPTIADDDDDDDLFGWQGAS; from the coding sequence ATGAGAGGTACGAAACCGCACCTTAGGGTCGAACGAGAGCCGCTGCGCGATCGGCCGCCCCCAGATTACCTGAGCGAAGATGCCAAGGCCGAATGGGGTCGGATCGTGCCACTCTTGGCCGAGCGCAAGATCCTCACCGAGGCGGACGTGGGCATGATCGAGACGTATTGCATGTCGATCGGCACGGTGCGCGACATGGATCGCGAGATCCAGCGCACCGGCGCCGTGCAGAAAGTCTACAAGGTCGACAAGGACGGAAACTCATTCCTGGTCTCGGTCCGGAAAAACCCGGCCGTGTCGATCCGCAATGAGGCTATGACGCAGGCGCGCCTTGTCGCCTCCGAGCTCGGCGCCACACCTGTCTCGCGATCGCGTCCGACGATCGCGGACGATGACGATGACGACGATCTATTCGGCTGGCAGGGGGCCTCCTGA
- a CDS encoding phage head closure protein — MRSGKLVHVIEIQRASVTVNDAGTPSSTWAKVATLRAELVERSTEEFLRNAGETSETTVVFRTRHLDGVTDEDRVSFDGAAYDIEEITRIGRRKGLEFRCLEVTP, encoded by the coding sequence ATGAGATCCGGCAAGCTGGTGCACGTGATCGAGATCCAGCGCGCCAGCGTGACGGTGAACGATGCCGGCACGCCATCCTCGACCTGGGCGAAGGTTGCGACCTTGCGTGCCGAGCTGGTGGAGCGCTCGACCGAGGAATTCCTCCGCAATGCGGGGGAGACCAGCGAGACGACTGTCGTGTTCCGCACGCGCCACCTCGACGGGGTGACCGATGAGGACCGCGTGAGTTTCGATGGAGCGGCGTACGATATCGAGGAGATCACGCGCATCGGCCGCCGGAAGGGCTTGGAGTTTCGTTGTCTGGAGGTGACGCCATGA
- a CDS encoding DUF3168 domain-containing protein, with product MSVDLAVQKAIRARLVATPAVTDLVPASSILDRNARPAPRPGIVIGDAQVVDEGQSIARTRSRVYHSLHVWKTEPSREGVKEIMAAIRAAIRSGRLDLGAGYHCIDWRVSNMRALSDPDGESSHGVMTIDCLVEEAAP from the coding sequence ATGAGCGTTGACCTCGCGGTACAGAAAGCCATCCGGGCGCGTCTCGTGGCCACGCCAGCGGTCACGGACCTCGTGCCTGCAAGCTCTATCCTCGACCGGAACGCCCGGCCGGCGCCACGGCCTGGCATTGTCATCGGCGATGCGCAAGTGGTCGACGAGGGCCAAAGCATCGCGCGCACCCGTAGTCGGGTCTATCACAGCTTGCACGTCTGGAAGACAGAGCCCTCGCGGGAGGGGGTGAAAGAGATCATGGCGGCGATCCGCGCCGCGATTCGCTCAGGCCGTCTTGACCTCGGTGCCGGTTATCATTGCATCGATTGGCGCGTTTCGAACATGCGCGCGCTGTCGGATCCGGACGGGGAAAGCTCGCACGGCGTGATGACCATCGACTGCCTGGTTGAAGAGGCGGCGCCATGA
- a CDS encoding HK97-gp10 family putative phage morphogenesis protein produces MADDGGLSKFQRRIRAMIQAGKAGAEPALAQGGYEIAEAMESLAPEDEGDLIGSIAVTLAGHATPPYSQPGGSHVVPENQVAITAGNADVRYPHLQEYGTKYHPAQPFFWPGFRLAKPRAERRIKRALAKAIREAK; encoded by the coding sequence ATGGCGGATGACGGTGGCCTGTCCAAGTTCCAGAGGCGCATTCGGGCCATGATCCAGGCCGGCAAGGCCGGTGCCGAGCCTGCACTCGCTCAGGGTGGTTACGAGATTGCCGAGGCGATGGAGAGCCTGGCGCCAGAGGATGAAGGCGATCTGATCGGTTCCATCGCGGTGACCCTCGCTGGACATGCCACGCCGCCTTACTCGCAACCGGGCGGATCGCACGTTGTGCCGGAGAATCAAGTGGCCATCACGGCTGGCAACGCCGATGTGCGCTACCCGCACCTGCAGGAGTACGGCACCAAGTATCACCCGGCGCAGCCGTTCTTCTGGCCGGGCTTTCGCCTGGCAAAGCCGCGGGCGGAACGGCGCATCAAGCGCGCGCTCGCCAAGGCCATCAGGGAGGCGAAATGA
- a CDS encoding head-tail connector protein yields MAIAELDDLKAQLSFTDDIGAEDDGLLQQKLDAAHNHIERMLGFQIEECFGGEDQEPIPPGLIEAVLQLAAWWYEQRETALTGTIVAEVPYGVQELVTAYREFTF; encoded by the coding sequence ATGGCGATCGCGGAGCTCGATGACCTGAAGGCCCAACTTTCCTTCACCGATGATATCGGTGCGGAGGATGATGGCCTTCTGCAGCAGAAGCTCGACGCGGCTCACAACCACATCGAGCGCATGCTGGGGTTCCAGATCGAGGAATGCTTCGGCGGTGAAGACCAGGAACCGATCCCGCCGGGCCTGATCGAGGCTGTGCTGCAGCTTGCGGCATGGTGGTACGAACAACGGGAGACGGCCCTGACCGGCACGATCGTCGCCGAGGTTCCATATGGCGTGCAAGAGCTGGTGACCGCGTATCGGGAGTTTACCTTCTGA
- a CDS encoding HNH endonuclease signature motif containing protein yields MPTKPARLCGCGRRVANGARCPCQRKVDAERKARFDKTRPNSSQRGYTGAWEKARKAFLRRKPRCARCGAEATVVDHITPHRGDQTLFWDQANWQPLCTHCHSGAKQREERRNTARNLK; encoded by the coding sequence ATGCCGACAAAGCCCGCGCGGCTGTGTGGCTGCGGACGTCGCGTCGCGAACGGGGCGCGGTGCCCATGCCAGCGCAAGGTGGACGCGGAACGAAAAGCCCGGTTCGACAAGACCAGGCCGAATTCCAGCCAGCGCGGCTACACGGGCGCCTGGGAGAAAGCCCGCAAGGCGTTTCTCAGGCGCAAGCCGCGCTGCGCCCGCTGCGGGGCGGAGGCCACCGTGGTGGATCACATCACACCGCACAGGGGTGACCAGACGCTGTTCTGGGATCAAGCCAATTGGCAACCCCTATGCACCCACTGTCATTCAGGCGCAAAGCAACGAGAAGAGCGCCGCAACACCGCGAGGAACTTGAAATGA